A section of the Mesorhizobium loti genome encodes:
- a CDS encoding aspartate aminotransferase family protein, which produces MSNRLKVTPNDLSAFWMPFTANRQFKQAPRMFVSAKDMHYTTSDGRKVLDGTAGLWCVNAGHCRPKITEAIQHQAAELDYAPAFQMGHPIVFELANRLVDIAPKGMDHVFFTNSGSESVETALKMAIAYHRMKGEGSRTRLIGRERGYHGVNFGGISVGGIVTNRKMFGTLLGGVDHMPHTHLPEKNAFSKGVPEHGAELANELERIVALHDASTIAAVIVEPVAGSTGVILPPKGYLQKLREICTKHGILLIFDEVITGFGRLGAPFAADYFGVTPDIMTTAKGVSNGVIPMGAVFVKKEIHDAFMTGPEHMIEFFHGYTYSGNPIACAAALGTLDTYKEEGLLTRGEELAPYWEDALHSLKDEPHVIDIRNIGLIGAIELAPIAGSPTKRAFSAFVKAFERGALIRTTGDIIALSPPLIITKGQINELIDHVREVLRSID; this is translated from the coding sequence ATGTCCAACCGGCTGAAAGTCACGCCGAACGATCTCAGTGCATTCTGGATGCCGTTCACGGCAAACCGGCAGTTCAAGCAGGCGCCACGCATGTTCGTGTCCGCCAAGGACATGCATTACACGACCAGCGATGGCCGCAAGGTGCTGGACGGCACGGCGGGCCTGTGGTGCGTCAATGCCGGCCACTGCCGGCCGAAGATCACCGAGGCGATCCAGCACCAGGCCGCCGAACTCGACTACGCGCCTGCCTTCCAGATGGGCCATCCCATCGTGTTCGAACTGGCCAACCGCCTGGTCGACATCGCGCCCAAGGGCATGGACCACGTGTTCTTCACCAATTCCGGTTCGGAGTCGGTCGAGACCGCGCTGAAGATGGCGATCGCCTATCACCGGATGAAGGGTGAGGGCTCGCGCACCCGCCTGATCGGCCGCGAGCGCGGCTATCACGGTGTCAATTTCGGCGGTATCTCGGTCGGCGGCATCGTCACCAACCGCAAGATGTTCGGCACGCTGCTCGGCGGCGTCGACCACATGCCGCACACGCATCTGCCGGAGAAGAACGCCTTCTCCAAGGGCGTGCCGGAACATGGCGCGGAGCTCGCCAACGAGCTGGAGCGCATCGTCGCGCTGCACGACGCCTCGACCATCGCCGCTGTCATCGTCGAGCCGGTCGCCGGCTCCACCGGCGTCATCCTGCCGCCCAAGGGCTATCTGCAGAAGCTGCGCGAAATCTGCACCAAGCACGGCATCCTGCTGATCTTCGACGAGGTCATCACCGGGTTCGGCCGTCTCGGCGCGCCGTTCGCGGCCGACTATTTTGGCGTCACGCCAGATATCATGACCACGGCCAAGGGCGTCTCCAACGGCGTCATCCCGATGGGCGCGGTGTTCGTGAAGAAGGAAATCCACGACGCCTTCATGACCGGTCCCGAGCACATGATCGAGTTCTTCCACGGCTACACCTATTCGGGCAATCCGATCGCCTGTGCGGCCGCACTGGGCACGCTCGATACATACAAGGAAGAAGGCCTGCTTACCCGCGGCGAGGAACTGGCGCCTTATTGGGAAGACGCGCTGCACTCGCTGAAGGACGAGCCGCATGTCATCGACATCAGGAACATCGGCCTGATCGGCGCGATCGAACTGGCGCCGATCGCCGGCAGCCCGACCAAGCGCGCCTTCTCGGCCTTCGTCAAGGCGTTCGAACGCGGCGCGCTGATCCGCACCACCGGCGACATCATCGCGCTGTCGCCGCCGCTGATCATCACCAAGGGCCAGATCAACGAACTGATCGACCATGTGCGTGAAGTATTGAGGTCGATCGATTGA
- a CDS encoding TetR family transcriptional regulator C-terminal domain-containing protein: MNTGTEAPRRTRIQQEKREVILEAALEVFSTNGFRGSTIDQIAEAAGMSKPNLLYYFRRKEDIHETLMQRLLDTWLAPLRELDDIGDPMTELRSYIRRKLEMARDFPRESRLFANEILQGAPRIMPLLAGELKTLVDEKASVIKGWMRAGKIAKTDPWHLIFSIWATTQHYADFDVQVRAVLGPNRGGDGRFEDAARFLEQLFLEGLKPKG; encoded by the coding sequence GTGAACACCGGCACGGAAGCCCCCCGCCGCACACGCATCCAGCAGGAAAAGCGCGAAGTCATCCTGGAGGCCGCGCTCGAGGTGTTCTCCACAAACGGCTTCCGAGGCTCAACCATAGACCAGATCGCCGAAGCCGCCGGCATGTCGAAGCCGAACCTGCTCTATTACTTCCGCCGCAAGGAAGACATTCACGAGACTTTGATGCAGCGCCTGCTCGACACCTGGCTGGCGCCGTTGCGCGAGCTCGATGATATCGGCGATCCCATGACCGAGCTCAGGAGCTACATCCGGCGCAAGCTCGAAATGGCGCGCGATTTCCCGCGCGAGAGCCGGCTGTTCGCCAACGAGATCCTGCAAGGCGCGCCGCGCATCATGCCGCTGCTGGCCGGCGAATTGAAGACGCTGGTCGACGAGAAGGCATCCGTCATCAAGGGCTGGATGCGTGCCGGCAAGATCGCCAAGACCGACCCCTGGCACCTGATCTTCTCGATCTGGGCGACGACGCAGCACTATGCCGATTTCGACGTCCAGGTCCGCGCGGTGCTGGGACCGAACCGCGGCGGCGACGGCCGCTTCGAGGACGCGGCGCGGTTTCTGGAGCAGTTGTTTCTCGAGGGGCTGAAGCCGAAGGGCTAA
- a CDS encoding class I SAM-dependent methyltransferase: MATVEPGVARHYDISGLEQRILAALADTGVDVAHLSAGDLEAVDEFHIGGIAATRELIGQMGLKPGARLLDIGSGVGGPARFAANEAGADVTGIDLTQSYVDIATSLSKRTGMADRTHFVQGSALDMPFQNASFDAAMILHVGMNLPDKKKLMSEAARVLRPGGVFAVYDVMRLKGGTLTYPLPWASDETMSFVATPGDYRAAAAAAGFSVTAERPRGAFAIEFFATVRARMAAAQAEGKKPPPGVGLIMGESARTKIANITAALEGGILAPVELLLRLR, translated from the coding sequence ATGGCCACGGTGGAACCGGGCGTCGCCCGTCACTACGACATATCGGGTCTCGAGCAGCGCATCCTTGCCGCGCTCGCCGATACGGGCGTGGACGTTGCCCATCTAAGTGCGGGCGATCTTGAAGCGGTCGACGAATTCCACATTGGCGGCATCGCCGCCACAAGGGAACTCATCGGGCAGATGGGTTTGAAGCCTGGAGCCAGGCTGCTCGATATCGGATCGGGGGTGGGTGGTCCGGCCCGCTTTGCCGCCAACGAAGCCGGCGCTGATGTTACCGGCATCGATCTCACGCAAAGCTATGTCGACATCGCGACCAGCCTGTCGAAGCGCACGGGAATGGCCGACAGGACGCACTTCGTGCAGGGCAGCGCCTTGGACATGCCGTTCCAAAACGCCAGCTTCGACGCGGCCATGATCCTGCATGTCGGCATGAACCTTCCGGACAAGAAAAAGCTGATGAGCGAAGCCGCGCGCGTGCTCCGTCCGGGCGGCGTCTTCGCCGTTTATGATGTGATGCGGCTCAAGGGCGGCACGCTGACCTATCCGCTGCCATGGGCATCGGATGAAACCATGTCCTTCGTTGCCACGCCCGGTGACTATCGCGCGGCCGCTGCAGCCGCGGGGTTCTCGGTAACCGCCGAGCGGCCACGCGGCGCCTTTGCCATCGAATTCTTCGCCACTGTGCGTGCTCGGATGGCCGCCGCGCAAGCAGAAGGCAAAAAACCGCCGCCCGGCGTCGGCCTCATCATGGGCGAGAGCGCCCGCACCAAGATCGCCAATATCACCGCCGCGCTTGAAGGCGGCATTCTTGCACCCGTGGAACTGCTCCTTCGTCTCCGTTGA
- a CDS encoding SDR family oxidoreductase, with product MTGKTEHTVIIGGSSGIGLATARKLIGPGMKVTITGRNQDKLNGAWKNLGGAAEKAAFDASKPDEVRQFFERLGPFDHLVLAASGGKGLGPFETLDLADIGSGVEEKVRPQLSCLQAALPTLSKTGSVTFISAVSAQVAMPGIAGIGAINGMLLTVAPILAVELKPLRVNVVAPGVIDTPWWDFLPDEQRQAVFAEYAGKTPVGRIGRAEDVASAIAFLVSNGFMTGQVLTCDGGLRFAA from the coding sequence ATGACCGGCAAGACAGAACACACAGTCATCATCGGCGGCTCATCCGGCATCGGCCTGGCCACCGCGCGCAAGCTGATCGGGCCGGGCATGAAGGTAACGATCACCGGGCGCAACCAGGACAAACTCAACGGCGCCTGGAAGAACCTTGGCGGCGCCGCGGAAAAGGCCGCGTTCGATGCTTCAAAGCCGGATGAAGTGCGTCAGTTCTTCGAGCGCCTCGGCCCGTTCGACCATCTTGTTCTGGCGGCGAGCGGCGGCAAGGGCCTTGGCCCCTTCGAGACCCTCGACCTTGCAGACATAGGCAGTGGCGTCGAGGAGAAGGTGCGGCCGCAACTGTCCTGCCTGCAGGCAGCCCTGCCGACGCTCAGCAAGACCGGATCGGTCACCTTCATATCGGCGGTATCGGCTCAGGTCGCCATGCCAGGCATCGCCGGCATCGGCGCCATCAACGGCATGTTGCTGACCGTGGCGCCGATCCTGGCGGTCGAACTGAAGCCGCTGCGCGTCAACGTCGTGGCGCCCGGCGTCATCGACACGCCGTGGTGGGACTTCTTGCCCGACGAGCAGCGGCAGGCGGTCTTCGCCGAATATGCCGGCAAGACTCCCGTGGGCAGGATCGGCCGCGCCGAGGATGTCGCCTCGGCGATAGCCTTCCTCGTCTCCAACGGCTTCATGACCGGCCAGGTCCTGACCTGCGATGGCGGGCTGAGGTTTGCGGCATAG
- the preA gene encoding NAD-dependent dihydropyrimidine dehydrogenase subunit PreA has protein sequence MADIRNNFVGIKSPNPFWLASAPPTDKAYNVIRAFKAGWGGVVWKTLGEEGPPVVNVNGPRYGAIWGADRRLLGLNNIELITDRDLQTNLREMKQVKMDWPDRALIASIMVPCVEESWKSILPLVEETGADGIELNFGCPHGMSERGMGAAVGQVPEYIEMVVRWCKQYTRMPVITKLTPNITDIRKPARAAHAGGTDAVSLINTINSITGVDLDSFAPMPTIDGKGSHGGYCGPAVKPIAMNMVAEIARDPETRGLPISGIGGITTWRDAAEFLALGAGNVQVCTAAMTYGFKIVQEMIAGLENWMDEKGHRSLDDVIGRATPNVTDWQYLNLNYVAKARIDQDACIKCGRCHIACEDTSHQAITNMVNGVRHFEVIEAECVGCNLCVNVCPVDNCITMEPLAAGAMDERTGKPVSPIYANWTTHPNNPMAKVAAE, from the coding sequence ATGGCTGACATCCGCAACAATTTCGTCGGCATCAAATCGCCCAATCCGTTCTGGCTGGCCTCTGCGCCGCCGACCGACAAGGCCTACAACGTCATCCGCGCCTTCAAGGCAGGATGGGGCGGCGTGGTGTGGAAGACGCTGGGCGAGGAAGGCCCGCCGGTGGTCAACGTCAACGGCCCGCGCTATGGCGCGATCTGGGGTGCGGACCGGCGCCTGCTCGGCCTCAACAACATCGAGCTGATCACAGACCGCGACCTGCAGACCAATCTGCGCGAGATGAAGCAGGTCAAGATGGATTGGCCCGACCGCGCGCTGATCGCCTCGATCATGGTGCCTTGCGTCGAGGAGAGCTGGAAATCCATCCTGCCACTGGTCGAAGAGACCGGTGCCGACGGCATCGAGCTCAATTTCGGCTGCCCGCACGGCATGTCGGAACGTGGCATGGGTGCGGCCGTCGGTCAGGTGCCGGAATATATCGAAATGGTGGTGCGCTGGTGCAAGCAGTACACGCGCATGCCCGTCATCACCAAGCTGACGCCCAACATCACGGATATCCGCAAGCCCGCGAGGGCGGCGCACGCGGGTGGCACCGACGCGGTGTCGCTGATCAACACCATCAATTCGATCACCGGTGTCGATCTCGACAGCTTCGCGCCGATGCCAACCATCGACGGCAAGGGCTCGCATGGCGGCTATTGCGGCCCGGCGGTGAAGCCGATCGCCATGAACATGGTGGCCGAAATCGCGCGCGATCCCGAGACCCGCGGCCTGCCGATCTCGGGCATTGGCGGCATTACCACCTGGCGCGACGCCGCCGAATTCCTGGCGCTTGGCGCCGGCAATGTGCAGGTGTGCACGGCGGCCATGACCTATGGCTTCAAGATCGTGCAGGAGATGATCGCCGGTCTCGAGAACTGGATGGACGAGAAGGGCCACCGCTCGCTCGACGACGTCATCGGTCGCGCCACGCCCAACGTCACCGACTGGCAGTATCTCAACCTCAACTATGTCGCCAAGGCGCGTATCGACCAGGACGCCTGCATCAAATGCGGCCGCTGCCACATCGCCTGCGAGGACACCTCGCACCAGGCGATCACCAACATGGTCAACGGCGTCAGGCATTTCGAGGTGATCGAGGCCGAGTGTGTCGGCTGCAATCTGTGCGTCAATGTCTGCCCGGTCGACAATTGCATCACCATGGAGCCGCTGGCCGCCGGGGCCATGGATGAGCGCACCGGCAAGCCGGTGTCGCCAATCTATGCCAACTGGACGACGCACCCGAACAATCCGATGGCCAAGGTGGCGGCGGAGTAG
- a CDS encoding Zn-dependent hydrolase, with product MAAPGENLRINSDRLWDSLMEMAKIGPGIAGGNNRQTVTDEDGEGRHLFKRWCEAAGLEMGVDEMGTMFARREGTDPSLPPVYVGSHLDTQPTGGKYDGVLGVLGGLEVVRSLNDLGIKTKHPIVVTNWTNEEGSRFAPAMMASGVFAGVLDQADVYEHTDKNGKKFGEELERIGWKGTEKVGDRKIHAFFELHIEQGPILEDEDIDIGVVTHGQGLKWLQVTLTGKEAHTGSTPMPKRRNAGLGMARVIELVHEIAMDYQPDAVGAVGHMEVYPNSRNIIAGRTVFTIDIRSPEKEVLDAMDGRIREGIDTICEALDIQYKVEQVGHFDPVTFDAGCVKAIRDAAERLGYTHRNIVSGAGHDACWINRVAPTAMVMCPCVDGLSHNEAEEITKEWASAGADVLFHAVVETAVIVE from the coding sequence ATGGCCGCACCCGGCGAGAATCTGCGAATCAATTCAGACCGTTTGTGGGATTCGCTGATGGAGATGGCGAAGATCGGCCCCGGCATTGCCGGCGGCAACAATCGCCAGACGGTGACCGACGAGGATGGCGAGGGTCGGCATCTGTTCAAGCGCTGGTGCGAGGCCGCCGGGCTCGAAATGGGCGTCGACGAGATGGGCACCATGTTTGCCCGCCGCGAGGGCACCGATCCCAGCCTGCCGCCGGTCTATGTCGGCAGCCATCTCGACACGCAGCCGACAGGCGGCAAATATGACGGCGTGCTCGGCGTTCTGGGCGGGCTGGAAGTCGTGCGCTCGCTCAACGATCTCGGCATCAAGACCAAACATCCGATCGTCGTCACCAACTGGACCAACGAGGAAGGCTCGCGCTTCGCACCGGCGATGATGGCGTCGGGCGTGTTCGCCGGCGTGCTCGACCAGGCCGATGTCTACGAGCACACGGACAAGAACGGCAAGAAATTCGGCGAAGAGCTGGAGCGTATCGGCTGGAAGGGCACCGAGAAGGTTGGCGATCGCAAGATCCACGCCTTCTTCGAACTGCATATCGAGCAGGGCCCGATCCTTGAGGACGAAGACATCGACATCGGTGTCGTCACCCACGGCCAGGGCCTGAAATGGCTGCAGGTGACGCTGACCGGCAAGGAGGCGCATACCGGCTCGACGCCGATGCCCAAGCGCCGCAATGCCGGGCTCGGCATGGCTCGCGTGATCGAACTGGTGCATGAGATCGCCATGGACTACCAGCCCGACGCCGTCGGCGCGGTCGGCCACATGGAGGTCTATCCCAACTCGCGCAACATCATCGCCGGCCGCACCGTCTTCACCATCGACATACGCTCGCCCGAGAAAGAAGTGCTGGACGCCATGGATGGCCGCATCCGCGAAGGCATCGACACGATCTGCGAGGCGCTGGATATCCAGTACAAGGTCGAGCAGGTCGGCCATTTCGATCCGGTCACCTTCGATGCCGGCTGCGTGAAGGCTATCCGCGATGCCGCCGAACGGCTTGGCTACACCCACCGCAACATCGTCTCGGGTGCTGGCCACGATGCCTGCTGGATCAATCGCGTGGCGCCGACCGCAATGGTGATGTGCCCCTGCGTCGATGGGCTGAGCCACAACGAGGCCGAGGAAATTACCAAGGAATGGGCGAGCGCGGGCGCCGACGTGCTGTTCCATGCTGTGGTGGAGACGGCTGTCATCGTGGAGTGA
- a CDS encoding SDR family oxidoreductase, translating to MDLQDKTILITGSTDGVGRVVAQRLGAAGARVLVHGRDAKRGKAVVAEIEAAGGKAEFFAADLASLAEIRRLAEAVRSRTDRLDILINNAGIGTAGAKRQVSADGYELRFAVNYLAGFLLTSDLLPLLKASAPARIVNVASAGQQAIDFGDVMLAGNYSGVRAYCQSKLAQILFTIDLAEELKGTGVTVNALHPASYMNTTMVRQAGVTPWSSVETGADAIVNLATSSALEGRSGLYFDGLRESRADAQAYDARARQQLRSLSLDLVGLATAKEEHS from the coding sequence ATGGACCTGCAAGACAAGACAATCCTCATCACCGGCTCGACCGACGGCGTCGGCCGCGTCGTGGCGCAAAGACTGGGCGCCGCCGGCGCGCGCGTGCTGGTGCACGGCCGCGATGCCAAGCGCGGCAAGGCCGTGGTCGCCGAAATCGAGGCCGCCGGCGGCAAGGCCGAGTTCTTCGCCGCCGACCTCGCCTCGCTGGCCGAAATTCGCCGCCTCGCCGAGGCGGTGCGTTCCCGAACGGACCGGCTCGACATCCTCATCAACAATGCCGGCATCGGCACGGCCGGCGCCAAGCGGCAGGTCAGCGCCGATGGCTACGAACTGCGCTTCGCGGTCAACTATCTCGCCGGTTTCCTGCTGACCTCGGACCTTCTGCCGTTGCTGAAGGCGAGTGCGCCGGCGCGCATCGTCAATGTCGCTTCGGCCGGCCAGCAGGCAATCGACTTCGGCGATGTAATGTTGGCCGGCAACTATAGCGGCGTGCGCGCCTACTGCCAGAGCAAGCTGGCCCAGATCCTGTTCACCATCGATCTGGCGGAAGAGCTGAAAGGCACCGGCGTCACCGTCAACGCGCTGCATCCGGCGAGCTACATGAACACCACCATGGTCCGGCAAGCGGGGGTGACGCCATGGAGTTCGGTCGAAACCGGCGCCGACGCGATCGTCAATCTCGCGACCTCATCCGCGCTTGAAGGGCGCAGCGGCCTCTATTTCGACGGCCTGCGCGAATCCCGCGCCGACGCCCAGGCCTACGACGCCAGGGCAAGACAGCAATTGCGGAGCTTGAGCCTCGACCTTGTCGGGCTGGCAACAGCGAAGGAAGAACATTCATGA
- a CDS encoding endonuclease domain-containing protein: MRQKARALRVHATKGESLLWYELRELKSTGIKFRRQCPIGAYIVDFACFGVKLVVEVDGDLHEHAKGKRHDAVRDAYLRSLGFDIFRVDEPDVINSAWHVAQLVKGKGELMSGDPTRPLRGHPPLEGEGDAAQLERF; the protein is encoded by the coding sequence ATGCGCCAGAAGGCGCGCGCGCTTCGAGTTCACGCGACCAAGGGCGAATCCCTGCTCTGGTATGAACTGCGCGAGCTGAAATCGACCGGTATTAAATTCCGCCGCCAGTGCCCGATTGGAGCATACATCGTCGACTTCGCCTGTTTTGGTGTGAAGCTGGTGGTCGAAGTGGATGGCGATCTGCACGAACACGCAAAGGGCAAACGGCACGACGCTGTTCGTGATGCCTATCTGCGTTCGCTCGGGTTCGATATCTTTCGCGTTGACGAGCCCGATGTCATAAACAGCGCTTGGCATGTCGCGCAGTTGGTCAAGGGGAAGGGCGAGCTTATGTCAGGCGACCCCACCCGACCGCTTCGCGGCCACCCTCCCCTCGAGGGGGAGGGGGACGCCGCGCAATTGGAGAGGTTTTGA
- a CDS encoding carboxymuconolactone decarboxylase family protein, whose translation MKQRMQFFAKAPEIMKAVSALNKAVDECGLEVRLLHLIKLRASQINGCSYCVEMHSREARRDGETEQRLYLVSAWRESPLFSERERAAFAWTEAVTLIANNGVSDELYARTLEHFSDEELVKLSVALGMINTWNRLCIPFHAIHPMPAAKAA comes from the coding sequence ATGAAACAGAGGATGCAATTCTTCGCCAAGGCGCCCGAGATCATGAAGGCGGTGTCGGCGCTCAACAAGGCGGTCGACGAATGCGGGCTGGAGGTGAGGCTGCTGCACCTGATCAAGCTCAGGGCCTCGCAGATCAATGGCTGTTCCTACTGTGTCGAGATGCACAGCCGCGAGGCGAGGCGCGACGGAGAGACAGAGCAGCGGCTTTATCTCGTCTCTGCCTGGAGGGAATCGCCGCTGTTCTCCGAACGTGAGCGCGCGGCCTTCGCCTGGACCGAGGCGGTGACCCTGATCGCCAACAATGGCGTATCGGACGAGCTCTATGCCCGTACGCTCGAGCATTTCTCGGACGAGGAACTCGTCAAGCTGTCGGTTGCGCTCGGCATGATCAACACCTGGAACCGGCTCTGCATCCCGTTCCACGCCATTCATCCGATGCCGGCCGCCAAGGCAGCCTGA
- a CDS encoding helix-turn-helix transcriptional regulator, which yields MDAPSHSAEDSRRRELGAFLRSRRERLTPSATGIATGLRRRTPGLRREEVAMIAGVGTTWYTWLEQGRDVRPSVEVLTALSEALRLDPAEKRHLFTLAGRQQPERRRIVPAKVDGPLLHMLQSLVLQPAYVVGPRWDVLAWNDAAVAIFGDYGLLEGDARNIIHGVFTDPHRRHLLVDWEQVARASLAAFRAESAKYVGDPDFERLIALMMRSSPEFREWWPQRDVVHRLSGMKHLRHPAAGPMVFEHMSLSIDDGSDMKLIVYTPLAEQNSIAKLQTLLDALPVERRSA from the coding sequence ATGGATGCTCCCTCTCATTCCGCTGAAGACAGCCGCCGGCGCGAACTCGGCGCTTTCCTGCGCTCGCGACGCGAGAGGCTGACGCCCTCGGCAACCGGTATCGCGACAGGCCTCAGGCGGCGAACGCCGGGCCTGCGCCGCGAAGAAGTGGCAATGATCGCCGGCGTCGGGACCACCTGGTACACCTGGCTGGAGCAGGGCAGGGACGTGCGCCCTTCGGTGGAGGTGCTGACGGCGCTCAGCGAGGCACTGCGGCTGGACCCGGCTGAGAAGCGGCATCTGTTCACGCTTGCCGGCCGCCAGCAGCCAGAGCGGCGGCGCATCGTGCCGGCGAAGGTCGACGGGCCCTTGCTGCACATGCTGCAAAGCCTGGTTCTGCAGCCCGCCTATGTGGTCGGCCCGCGCTGGGACGTGCTGGCCTGGAATGACGCGGCTGTTGCCATTTTCGGCGACTACGGCCTGTTGGAGGGCGACGCCCGCAACATCATCCATGGCGTTTTCACCGATCCGCACCGGCGGCATCTGCTGGTCGACTGGGAGCAGGTGGCCCGCGCTTCTCTCGCCGCGTTCCGCGCCGAGAGCGCGAAGTATGTCGGCGATCCGGATTTCGAGCGGCTGATCGCGCTGATGATGCGCTCAAGTCCCGAGTTCCGGGAATGGTGGCCGCAGCGCGACGTCGTGCACCGGCTGTCCGGCATGAAGCACCTGCGCCACCCCGCGGCCGGTCCGATGGTGTTCGAGCATATGAGCCTGTCGATCGATGACGGCTCGGACATGAAGCTGATCGTCTATACGCCGCTCGCCGAGCAGAACTCGATCGCAAAGCTGCAGACATTGCTGGACGCGCTGCCGGTCGAGCGGCGCAGCGCGTAG
- a CDS encoding NAD(P)-dependent oxidoreductase — translation MPEGQFKEGIAGGRLAAEQYADNFSDLHPPLDHHEALVESDRCYFCYDAPCMNACPTSIDIPLFIRQISTGNPIGSAKTIFDQNILGGMCARVCPTETLCEEVCVREVAEGKPVQIGRLQRYATDVAMAENKQFYARAAATGKTVAVVGAGPAGLAAAHRLARHGHDVTILEARPKAGGLNEYGIAAYKSVDDFAQAEVDYVTAIGGIDIQNGKALGRDYQLSDLIRNYDAVFLGMGLGGVNALRADGEDAAGVINAVEFIAELRQAADLAGLPVGRRVVVIGGGMTAIDAAVQSKLLGAEEVTICYRRGQEHMNASEFEQDLAAANGVTIRHWLQPKRVIAEAGKVSGIELEYTALKGDRLAGTGETLTLVADQVFKAIGQSFVPAALNGSGASIELEAGRIKVDAEGRTSLAKVWAGGDCIFGGDDLTVSAVAQGRDAAESIHRSLTQG, via the coding sequence ATGCCAGAAGGCCAGTTCAAGGAAGGTATTGCCGGCGGCCGGCTCGCGGCCGAGCAGTATGCGGATAATTTTTCCGACCTGCATCCGCCGCTCGATCACCACGAGGCGCTGGTCGAATCCGACCGCTGCTATTTCTGCTACGACGCGCCGTGCATGAACGCATGCCCGACCTCGATCGACATTCCGCTGTTCATCCGCCAGATCTCGACCGGCAATCCGATCGGCTCGGCCAAGACCATCTTCGACCAGAACATCCTTGGCGGCATGTGCGCCCGCGTGTGCCCGACCGAAACGCTGTGCGAAGAGGTCTGCGTGCGCGAGGTGGCGGAGGGCAAGCCGGTGCAGATCGGCCGCCTGCAGCGCTACGCCACCGATGTCGCGATGGCCGAGAACAAACAGTTTTATGCGCGCGCCGCGGCGACGGGGAAGACCGTTGCCGTGGTCGGCGCCGGCCCGGCCGGTCTTGCCGCCGCGCACCGGCTCGCCCGCCATGGCCATGACGTGACCATCCTGGAAGCGCGCCCGAAGGCCGGCGGCCTCAACGAGTATGGCATCGCCGCCTACAAGAGCGTCGACGATTTCGCCCAGGCCGAGGTCGACTATGTCACGGCGATCGGTGGCATCGACATCCAGAACGGCAAGGCGCTCGGCCGCGACTACCAGCTCTCCGACCTGATCCGCAATTACGACGCGGTGTTCCTCGGCATGGGGCTTGGCGGCGTCAATGCGCTGCGCGCCGATGGCGAGGATGCCGCCGGCGTCATCAACGCGGTGGAGTTCATCGCCGAACTGCGCCAGGCCGCCGATCTCGCCGGCCTGCCGGTTGGCCGCCGCGTCGTCGTCATCGGCGGCGGCATGACGGCGATCGACGCGGCCGTGCAGTCGAAGCTGCTCGGCGCCGAGGAGGTGACGATCTGTTACCGGCGCGGCCAGGAGCATATGAACGCCTCCGAGTTCGAGCAGGACCTGGCCGCCGCCAACGGTGTCACCATCCGCCACTGGCTGCAGCCGAAGCGGGTGATCGCCGAGGCCGGCAAGGTGTCGGGCATCGAACTCGAATACACGGCATTGAAGGGCGACAGGCTCGCAGGCACCGGCGAGACGCTGACGCTGGTCGCCGACCAGGTGTTCAAGGCGATCGGCCAGAGCTTTGTCCCGGCCGCCCTCAACGGCAGCGGTGCCTCGATCGAGCTCGAAGCCGGCCGTATCAAGGTCGACGCGGAAGGGCGTACCTCGCTGGCGAAAGTCTGGGCCGGCGGCGACTGCATCTTTGGTGGCGACGACCTGACCGTCTCCGCCGTGGCGCAAGGGCGCGATGCGGCGGAGAGCATACACAGGAGTCTGACGCAGGGATAA
- a CDS encoding RrF2 family transcriptional regulator, with product MKLGEGVEAAIHCAATLASVDGNSTMPGAALAESFGLSPSYLLKHLNMLCAERILESVPGPAGGYRLARPAESITLLDIVLAIEGREPAFRCGEIRRNGPVKLDASAYVKPCGINAAMLKAERAYRAALAETKLSDIVADYAAEGDPRSYAASCAFVARHQRPQKSSSTPRNPKQM from the coding sequence ATGAAGCTTGGCGAGGGCGTTGAAGCGGCCATCCACTGTGCGGCCACACTGGCCAGCGTGGACGGAAACAGCACCATGCCGGGTGCGGCTCTTGCCGAGTCCTTTGGCCTGTCGCCGAGCTATCTGCTGAAGCATCTCAACATGCTGTGCGCGGAGCGAATCCTGGAATCGGTGCCGGGACCGGCGGGCGGCTACCGGCTGGCGCGGCCGGCGGAGAGCATCACGCTGCTCGACATCGTGCTGGCCATCGAGGGGCGTGAACCGGCCTTTCGCTGCGGTGAGATCCGCCGCAACGGCCCGGTCAAGCTCGACGCCTCGGCCTATGTCAAACCCTGCGGCATCAACGCCGCGATGCTGAAAGCCGAACGCGCCTATCGGGCAGCGCTCGCCGAGACGAAGCTGTCCGACATCGTGGCGGATTACGCCGCGGAAGGGGATCCCAGATCGTACGCAGCGAGCTGCGCCTTCGTCGCGCGTCATCAACGGCCCCAGAAATCCAGTTCCACCCCGCGAAATCCAAAGCAGATGTGA